A part of Oncorhynchus masou masou isolate Uvic2021 chromosome 30, UVic_Omas_1.1, whole genome shotgun sequence genomic DNA contains:
- the LOC135522547 gene encoding anion exchange protein 2-like isoform X1, protein MSNPNTPSNVTDAMESVIHNPEALPASTQQGAQRADEEDEGDLNKALGVQRFQQIISPAPRIPDEQHRTYSEEDFEYHRHSSHHMHHPLSKLHFEGRRKKSGKKKKESDRKDNSGPTSSTTIEEGEDEEDNEEEGGESHTYLSETYCDTVKEDVQFFLSDEDHLATPTTDIPCPARGLEVVPQSAVSTVPEDATSTEKPCPASSSSDPSDPTTLIRVASRSYDLQERRCTGNMTGAEQAKYERIPTDESEAQTLASADLDGIKSHRFEDVPGVRRHLVRKSTKGQVVHVGKDHKEPCTRSQKKDRTPHEVFVELNELIMDKNQEMQWRETARWIKFEEDVEEETDRWGKPHVASLSFRSLLELRKTISHGAVLLDLDQKTLPGIAHQVVEQMIISDQIKAEDRANVLRALLLKHSHPSDEKEHSHNPFPRNISAASLGNLLPQQHSSNHIHHPEPSVTDPLMGSASTGEQETRIDMEKNDLQQKESTPNIGIHRSKSKHELKLLEKIPENAEATVVLVGSVDFLEQPTMAFVRLQEAEELDSVLEVPVPVRFIFVLLGPPSTNMDYHQIGRSISTLMSDKHFHESAYLADDRQDLLNAINGFLDCSIVLPPSEMGGEELLRSVARFQKEMLRKREEQGALLAKEPKSQKEKEALLSPGKPGDDPLQRTGRPFGGLIRDVKRRYPKYVSDFKDALNAQCAAAIIFIYFAALSPAITFGGLLGEKTEGLIGVSELIVATAVQGVLFCLLGAQPLLVVGFSGPLLVFEEAFYSFCKGNGIEYLTGRVWIGFWLIIIVVTTVALEGSFLVRFVSRFTQEIFSFLISLIFIFETFSKIGKIFMEHPLQRCYLDNSTAENATMENSTLELLLGNSTISVVSVKVLGEPNTALLSLVLMSGTFFIAFYLRKFKNSAFFPGKLRRIIGDFGVPIAILIMVLVDYSIRDTYTQKLSVPSGFSVTSPEKRGWVINPLGMYTPFPIWMMFGSVLPALLVFILIFMETQITTLIVSKKERMLVKGSGFHLDLLVIVVLGGTSALFGLPWMAAATVRSVTHANALTVMSKAVAPGDKPRIQEVKEQRVTGLLVAILVGLSIVIGDLLRQIPIAVLFGIFLYMGVMSLNGIQFTERLMLLLMPPKYHPDHTYVRKVKTLRMHLYTLIQLVCLAALWAVMSTVASLAFPFVLILTVPVKMFLLSRIFTTREMQCLDADDAEPVFDEREVHDEYSEMHMPV, encoded by the exons cCGGAGGCGCTGCCAGCCTCAACCCAGCAAGGGGCGCAGCGGGcggatgaggaggatgaaggggacCTGAACAAAGCCCTGGGAGTCCAGAGGTTTCAGCAGATCATCAGCCCTGCCCCCAGGATCCCTGACGAGCAGCACCGCACCTACAGCGAGGAGGATTTTGAGT ACCACCGTCACTCCTCACACCACATGCACCATCCCCTGTCCAAGCTGCACTtcgaagggaggaggaagaagagcgGCAAGAAGAAAAAGGAAAGCGACCGCAAGGACAATTCAGGCCCCACCAGCAGCACCACTattgaggaaggagaggatgaggaagataatgaggaagagggtggagagagccACACCTATCTCTCTGAGACATATTGTGACACCGTCAAAGAAGATGTACAG TTTTTTCTGTCAGATGAAGATCACCTGGCCACACCTACCACAGACATACCCTGCCCTGCCCGAGGGCTGGAGGTTGTTCCCCAGTCTGCCGTGAGCACTGTCCCTGAAGATGCCACCTCCACGGA AAAGCCCTGTCCGGCCTCGTCCAGCAGTGACCCATCCGACCCCACCACTCTTATTCGCGTGGCCAGCCGCAGCTACGACCTGCAGGAGCGCCGGTGCACCGGCAACATGACTGGCGCCGAGCAGGCTAAGTACGAGCGCATCCCCACGGACGAGAGCGAGGCGCAGACACTGGCCTCCGCTGACCTGGATGGGATCAAAA gCCATCGTTTTGAGGATGTCCCTGGGGTACGGAGACACCTGGTCAGAAAGAGCACCAAAGGCCAAGTGGTGCATGTCGGCAAGGACCACAAGGAGCCCTGCACACGCAGCCAAAAAAAGGACCGGACCCCACATGAG GTGTTTGTGGAGCTGAACGAGCTTATCATGGATAAGAACCAGGAGATGCAGTGGCGGGAGACGGCCCGTTGGATCAAGTTTGAGgaggacgtggaggaggagacgGACCGCTGGGGCAAACCCCACGTGGCCTCGCTCTCCTTCCGCAGCCTGTTGGAGCTCCGCAAGACCATCTCCCACG GGGCGGTGTTGTTGGACCTGGACCAGAAGACCTTGCCTGGCATTGCCCACCAGGTGGTAGAGCAGATGATCATCTCAGACCAGATCAAGGCTGAGGACCGCGCAAACGTGCTCCGAGCCCTGCTGCTCAAACACAg TCACCCAAGCGATGAGAAGGAGCACAGCCACAACCCCTTCCCCAGGAACATCTCGGCGGCCAGCCTGGGCAACCTGCTGCCCCAGCAACACAGCTCCAACCACATCCACCATCCAGAGCCCTCCGTCACAGACCCCCTCATGGGCTCGGCCAGCACAGGGGAGCAGGAGACACGTATCGACATGGAGAAGAACGACCTGCAG CAGAAGGAGTCTACTCCAAATATCGGCATACACAGGTCGAAGTCCAAGCATGAGCTCAAGCTGCTGGAGAAGATTCCAGAGAATGCTGAGGCCACTGTTGTCCTTGTGG gcaGCGTGGACTTCCTGGAGCAGCCCACCATGGCCTTTGTGCGGCTGCAGGAGGCGGAGGAGCTCGACTCTGTCCTGGAGGTCCCAGTGCCAGTCAGGTTCATCTTTGTCCTGCTGGGTCCCCCCAGCACCAACATGGACTACCACCAAATCGGACGCTCCATCTCCACACTCATGTCTGACAAG CACTTCCATGAGTCGGCCTACCTGGCGGACGACCGCCAGGACCTGCTCAACGCCATCAACGGCTTCCTGGACTGCAGCATCGTTCTGCCCCCCTCCGAGATGGGCGGTGAGGAGCTGCTACGCTCCGTGGCACGCTTCCAGAAGGAGATGCTTCGCAAGCGGGAGGAGCAAGGAGCCCTGCTGGCCAAGGAGCCCAAGAGCCAGAAGGAAAAAG AGGCCCTCCTCTCGCCCGGGAAGCCGGGAGACGACCCCCTGCAGCGTACTGGACGCCCCTTCGGAGGCTTAATCCGAGACGTGAAGCGCCGCTACCCAAAGTACGTGAGTGACTTCAAGGACGCGCTGAACGCCCAGTGCGCTGCGGCCATCATCTTCATCTACTTCGCTGCCCTCTCCCCCGCCATAACCTTCGGAGGCCTCCTGG GTGAGAAGACTGAGGGTCTGATCGGTGTGTCTGAGCTGATCGTGGCCACAGCTGTGCAGGGTGTTCTTTTCTGCCTCCTGGGGGCCCAGCCGCTCCTGGTGGTGGGCTTCTCCGGACCCCTGCTCGTCTTTGAAGAGGCCTTCTACTCT TTCTGTAAGGGGAACGGGATAGAGTACCTGACGGGCCGGGTGTGGATCGGCTTCTGGCTCATCATCATCGTGGTGACGACAGTGGCCTTGGAAGGTAGCTTCCTGGTCCGCTTTGTCTCACGCTTCACCCAGGAGATCTTCTCCTTCCTCATCTCGCTCATCTTCATCTTCGAGACCTTCTCCAAGATAGGCAAG ATTTTCATGGAGCACCCACTGCAGCGCTGTTACCTTGACAACAGCACGGCGGAGAACGCAACGATGGAGAATAGCACCCTGGAGCTATTGCTTGGCAACAGCACTATTTCGGTGGTGTCGGTGAAGGTCCTAGGGGAACCCAACACAGCACTGCTCTCCCTTGTACTCATGTCTGGAACCTTCTTCATTGCATTCTACCTGCGCAAGTTCAAAAACAGTGCCTTCTTCCCTGGCAAG CTCCGTAGGATTATTGGAGATTTCGGGGTCCCCATAGCCATCCTCATCATGGTCCTAGTGGACTACAGTATACGTGACACTTACACACAG AAACTGAGCGTGCCCAGTGGCTTCTCTGTGACCAGTCCTGAGAAGCGTGGCTGGGTGATCAATCCCCTAGGCATGTACACCCCGTTCCCCATCTGGATGATGTTTGGCAGTGTGCTGCCCGCCCTGCTGGTCTTCATCCTCATCTTCATGGAGACACAGATCACCAC TCTGATAGTGAGTAAAAAGGAGCGGATGCTGGTGAAGGGTTCTGGCTTCCACCTGGACCTGCTGGTGATCGTAGTGCTGGGAGGCACCTCTGCCCTGTTCGGCCTGCCCTGGATGGCCGCTGCCACTGTGCGCTCCGTAACGCACGCCAACGCCCTCACCGTCATGAGTAAGGCGGTCGCCCCCGGCGACAAGCCCCGCATCCAGGAGGTCAAGGAGCAGCGGGTTACAGGGTTGCTGGTGGCCATCTTAGTAG GCCTTTCCATTGTGATCGGAGACCTGCTGCGTCAGATCCCCATCGCAGTGCTGTTTGGCATCTTCCTCTACATGGGCGTGATGTCACTCAATGGAATCCAGTTCACCGAGCGCCTAATGTTACTGCTGATGCCTCCCAAGTACCACCCAGACCACACCTACGTCCGCAAG GTGAAAACGCTGCGGATGCACCTGTACACACTGATCCAGCTGGTGTGTCTGGCGGCGCTGTGGGCCGTCATGTCAACCGTGGCCTCTCTGGCTTTCCCTTTCGTCCTCATCCTCACCGTACCCGTCAAGATGTTCCTGTTGTCGCGCATCTTCACCACCCGTGAGATGCAGTGT CTGGATGCTGATGACGCAGAGCCCGTCTTTGACGAGAGAGAGGTCCATGATGAATACTCAGAGATGCACATGCCTGTGTGA
- the LOC135522547 gene encoding anion exchange protein 2-like isoform X2, which translates to MEFLYTAAKPEALPASTQQGAQRADEEDEGDLNKALGVQRFQQIISPAPRIPDEQHRTYSEEDFEYHRHSSHHMHHPLSKLHFEGRRKKSGKKKKESDRKDNSGPTSSTTIEEGEDEEDNEEEGGESHTYLSETYCDTVKEDVQFFLSDEDHLATPTTDIPCPARGLEVVPQSAVSTVPEDATSTEKPCPASSSSDPSDPTTLIRVASRSYDLQERRCTGNMTGAEQAKYERIPTDESEAQTLASADLDGIKSHRFEDVPGVRRHLVRKSTKGQVVHVGKDHKEPCTRSQKKDRTPHEVFVELNELIMDKNQEMQWRETARWIKFEEDVEEETDRWGKPHVASLSFRSLLELRKTISHGAVLLDLDQKTLPGIAHQVVEQMIISDQIKAEDRANVLRALLLKHSHPSDEKEHSHNPFPRNISAASLGNLLPQQHSSNHIHHPEPSVTDPLMGSASTGEQETRIDMEKNDLQQKESTPNIGIHRSKSKHELKLLEKIPENAEATVVLVGSVDFLEQPTMAFVRLQEAEELDSVLEVPVPVRFIFVLLGPPSTNMDYHQIGRSISTLMSDKHFHESAYLADDRQDLLNAINGFLDCSIVLPPSEMGGEELLRSVARFQKEMLRKREEQGALLAKEPKSQKEKEALLSPGKPGDDPLQRTGRPFGGLIRDVKRRYPKYVSDFKDALNAQCAAAIIFIYFAALSPAITFGGLLGEKTEGLIGVSELIVATAVQGVLFCLLGAQPLLVVGFSGPLLVFEEAFYSFCKGNGIEYLTGRVWIGFWLIIIVVTTVALEGSFLVRFVSRFTQEIFSFLISLIFIFETFSKIGKIFMEHPLQRCYLDNSTAENATMENSTLELLLGNSTISVVSVKVLGEPNTALLSLVLMSGTFFIAFYLRKFKNSAFFPGKLRRIIGDFGVPIAILIMVLVDYSIRDTYTQKLSVPSGFSVTSPEKRGWVINPLGMYTPFPIWMMFGSVLPALLVFILIFMETQITTLIVSKKERMLVKGSGFHLDLLVIVVLGGTSALFGLPWMAAATVRSVTHANALTVMSKAVAPGDKPRIQEVKEQRVTGLLVAILVGLSIVIGDLLRQIPIAVLFGIFLYMGVMSLNGIQFTERLMLLLMPPKYHPDHTYVRKVKTLRMHLYTLIQLVCLAALWAVMSTVASLAFPFVLILTVPVKMFLLSRIFTTREMQCLDADDAEPVFDEREVHDEYSEMHMPV; encoded by the exons cCGGAGGCGCTGCCAGCCTCAACCCAGCAAGGGGCGCAGCGGGcggatgaggaggatgaaggggacCTGAACAAAGCCCTGGGAGTCCAGAGGTTTCAGCAGATCATCAGCCCTGCCCCCAGGATCCCTGACGAGCAGCACCGCACCTACAGCGAGGAGGATTTTGAGT ACCACCGTCACTCCTCACACCACATGCACCATCCCCTGTCCAAGCTGCACTtcgaagggaggaggaagaagagcgGCAAGAAGAAAAAGGAAAGCGACCGCAAGGACAATTCAGGCCCCACCAGCAGCACCACTattgaggaaggagaggatgaggaagataatgaggaagagggtggagagagccACACCTATCTCTCTGAGACATATTGTGACACCGTCAAAGAAGATGTACAG TTTTTTCTGTCAGATGAAGATCACCTGGCCACACCTACCACAGACATACCCTGCCCTGCCCGAGGGCTGGAGGTTGTTCCCCAGTCTGCCGTGAGCACTGTCCCTGAAGATGCCACCTCCACGGA AAAGCCCTGTCCGGCCTCGTCCAGCAGTGACCCATCCGACCCCACCACTCTTATTCGCGTGGCCAGCCGCAGCTACGACCTGCAGGAGCGCCGGTGCACCGGCAACATGACTGGCGCCGAGCAGGCTAAGTACGAGCGCATCCCCACGGACGAGAGCGAGGCGCAGACACTGGCCTCCGCTGACCTGGATGGGATCAAAA gCCATCGTTTTGAGGATGTCCCTGGGGTACGGAGACACCTGGTCAGAAAGAGCACCAAAGGCCAAGTGGTGCATGTCGGCAAGGACCACAAGGAGCCCTGCACACGCAGCCAAAAAAAGGACCGGACCCCACATGAG GTGTTTGTGGAGCTGAACGAGCTTATCATGGATAAGAACCAGGAGATGCAGTGGCGGGAGACGGCCCGTTGGATCAAGTTTGAGgaggacgtggaggaggagacgGACCGCTGGGGCAAACCCCACGTGGCCTCGCTCTCCTTCCGCAGCCTGTTGGAGCTCCGCAAGACCATCTCCCACG GGGCGGTGTTGTTGGACCTGGACCAGAAGACCTTGCCTGGCATTGCCCACCAGGTGGTAGAGCAGATGATCATCTCAGACCAGATCAAGGCTGAGGACCGCGCAAACGTGCTCCGAGCCCTGCTGCTCAAACACAg TCACCCAAGCGATGAGAAGGAGCACAGCCACAACCCCTTCCCCAGGAACATCTCGGCGGCCAGCCTGGGCAACCTGCTGCCCCAGCAACACAGCTCCAACCACATCCACCATCCAGAGCCCTCCGTCACAGACCCCCTCATGGGCTCGGCCAGCACAGGGGAGCAGGAGACACGTATCGACATGGAGAAGAACGACCTGCAG CAGAAGGAGTCTACTCCAAATATCGGCATACACAGGTCGAAGTCCAAGCATGAGCTCAAGCTGCTGGAGAAGATTCCAGAGAATGCTGAGGCCACTGTTGTCCTTGTGG gcaGCGTGGACTTCCTGGAGCAGCCCACCATGGCCTTTGTGCGGCTGCAGGAGGCGGAGGAGCTCGACTCTGTCCTGGAGGTCCCAGTGCCAGTCAGGTTCATCTTTGTCCTGCTGGGTCCCCCCAGCACCAACATGGACTACCACCAAATCGGACGCTCCATCTCCACACTCATGTCTGACAAG CACTTCCATGAGTCGGCCTACCTGGCGGACGACCGCCAGGACCTGCTCAACGCCATCAACGGCTTCCTGGACTGCAGCATCGTTCTGCCCCCCTCCGAGATGGGCGGTGAGGAGCTGCTACGCTCCGTGGCACGCTTCCAGAAGGAGATGCTTCGCAAGCGGGAGGAGCAAGGAGCCCTGCTGGCCAAGGAGCCCAAGAGCCAGAAGGAAAAAG AGGCCCTCCTCTCGCCCGGGAAGCCGGGAGACGACCCCCTGCAGCGTACTGGACGCCCCTTCGGAGGCTTAATCCGAGACGTGAAGCGCCGCTACCCAAAGTACGTGAGTGACTTCAAGGACGCGCTGAACGCCCAGTGCGCTGCGGCCATCATCTTCATCTACTTCGCTGCCCTCTCCCCCGCCATAACCTTCGGAGGCCTCCTGG GTGAGAAGACTGAGGGTCTGATCGGTGTGTCTGAGCTGATCGTGGCCACAGCTGTGCAGGGTGTTCTTTTCTGCCTCCTGGGGGCCCAGCCGCTCCTGGTGGTGGGCTTCTCCGGACCCCTGCTCGTCTTTGAAGAGGCCTTCTACTCT TTCTGTAAGGGGAACGGGATAGAGTACCTGACGGGCCGGGTGTGGATCGGCTTCTGGCTCATCATCATCGTGGTGACGACAGTGGCCTTGGAAGGTAGCTTCCTGGTCCGCTTTGTCTCACGCTTCACCCAGGAGATCTTCTCCTTCCTCATCTCGCTCATCTTCATCTTCGAGACCTTCTCCAAGATAGGCAAG ATTTTCATGGAGCACCCACTGCAGCGCTGTTACCTTGACAACAGCACGGCGGAGAACGCAACGATGGAGAATAGCACCCTGGAGCTATTGCTTGGCAACAGCACTATTTCGGTGGTGTCGGTGAAGGTCCTAGGGGAACCCAACACAGCACTGCTCTCCCTTGTACTCATGTCTGGAACCTTCTTCATTGCATTCTACCTGCGCAAGTTCAAAAACAGTGCCTTCTTCCCTGGCAAG CTCCGTAGGATTATTGGAGATTTCGGGGTCCCCATAGCCATCCTCATCATGGTCCTAGTGGACTACAGTATACGTGACACTTACACACAG AAACTGAGCGTGCCCAGTGGCTTCTCTGTGACCAGTCCTGAGAAGCGTGGCTGGGTGATCAATCCCCTAGGCATGTACACCCCGTTCCCCATCTGGATGATGTTTGGCAGTGTGCTGCCCGCCCTGCTGGTCTTCATCCTCATCTTCATGGAGACACAGATCACCAC TCTGATAGTGAGTAAAAAGGAGCGGATGCTGGTGAAGGGTTCTGGCTTCCACCTGGACCTGCTGGTGATCGTAGTGCTGGGAGGCACCTCTGCCCTGTTCGGCCTGCCCTGGATGGCCGCTGCCACTGTGCGCTCCGTAACGCACGCCAACGCCCTCACCGTCATGAGTAAGGCGGTCGCCCCCGGCGACAAGCCCCGCATCCAGGAGGTCAAGGAGCAGCGGGTTACAGGGTTGCTGGTGGCCATCTTAGTAG GCCTTTCCATTGTGATCGGAGACCTGCTGCGTCAGATCCCCATCGCAGTGCTGTTTGGCATCTTCCTCTACATGGGCGTGATGTCACTCAATGGAATCCAGTTCACCGAGCGCCTAATGTTACTGCTGATGCCTCCCAAGTACCACCCAGACCACACCTACGTCCGCAAG GTGAAAACGCTGCGGATGCACCTGTACACACTGATCCAGCTGGTGTGTCTGGCGGCGCTGTGGGCCGTCATGTCAACCGTGGCCTCTCTGGCTTTCCCTTTCGTCCTCATCCTCACCGTACCCGTCAAGATGTTCCTGTTGTCGCGCATCTTCACCACCCGTGAGATGCAGTGT CTGGATGCTGATGACGCAGAGCCCGTCTTTGACGAGAGAGAGGTCCATGATGAATACTCAGAGATGCACATGCCTGTGTGA
- the LOC135522547 gene encoding anion exchange protein 2-like isoform X3 — MSNPNTPSNVTDAMESVIHNPEALPASTQQGAQRADEEDEGDLNKALGVQRFQQIISPAPRIPDEQHRTYSEEDFEYHRHSSHHMHHPLSKLHFEGRRKKSGKKKKESDRKDNSGPTSSTTIEEGEDEEDNEEEGGESHTYLSETYCDTVKEDVQFFLSDEDHLATPTTDIPCPARGLEVVPQSAVSTVPEDATSTEKPCPASSSSDPSDPTTLIRVASRSYDLQERRCTGNMTGAEQAKYERIPTDESEAQTLASADLDGIKSHRFEDVPGVRRHLVRKSTKGQVVHVGKDHKEPCTRSQKKDRTPHEVFVELNELIMDKNQEMQWRETARWIKFEEDVEEETDRWGKPHVASLSFRSLLELRKTISHGAVLLDLDQKTLPGIAHQVVEQMIISDQIKAEDRANVLRALLLKHSHPSDEKEHSHNPFPRNISAASLGNLLPQQHSSNHIHHPEPSVTDPLMGSASTGEQETRIDMEKNDLQQKESTPNIGIHRSKSKHELKLLEKIPENAEATVVLVGSVDFLEQPTMAFVRLQEAEELDSVLEVPVPVRFIFVLLGPPSTNMDYHQIGRSISTLMSDKHFHESAYLADDRQDLLNAINGFLDCSIVLPPSEMGGEELLRSVARFQKEMLRKREEQGALLAKEPKSQKEKEALLSPGKPGDDPLQRTGRPFGGLIRDVKRRYPKYVSDFKDALNAQCAAAIIFIYFAALSPAITFGGLLGEKTEGLIGVSELIVATAVQGVLFCLLGAQPLLVVGFSGPLLVFEEAFYSFCKGNGIEYLTGRVWIGFWLIIIVVTTVALEGSFLVRFVSRFTQEIFSFLISLIFIFETFSKIGKIFMEHPLQRCYLDNSTAENATMENSTLELLLGNSTISVVSVKVLGEPNTALLSLVLMSGTFFIAFYLRKFKNSAFFPGKLRRIIGDFGVPIAILIMVLVDYSIRDTYTQKLSVPSGFSVTSPEKRGWVINPLGMYTPFPIWMMFGSVLPALLVFILIFMETQITTLIVSKKERMLVKGSGFHLDLLVIVVLGGTSALFGLPWMAAATVRSVTHANALTVMSKAVAPGDKPRIQEVKEQRVTGLLVAILVGLSIVIGDLLRQIPIAVLFGIFLYMGVMSLNGIQFTERLMLLLMPPKYHPDHTYVRKVKTLRMHLYTLIQLVCLAALWAVMSTVASLAFPFVLILTVPVKMFLLSRIFTTREMQCVSWPRAGC; from the exons cCGGAGGCGCTGCCAGCCTCAACCCAGCAAGGGGCGCAGCGGGcggatgaggaggatgaaggggacCTGAACAAAGCCCTGGGAGTCCAGAGGTTTCAGCAGATCATCAGCCCTGCCCCCAGGATCCCTGACGAGCAGCACCGCACCTACAGCGAGGAGGATTTTGAGT ACCACCGTCACTCCTCACACCACATGCACCATCCCCTGTCCAAGCTGCACTtcgaagggaggaggaagaagagcgGCAAGAAGAAAAAGGAAAGCGACCGCAAGGACAATTCAGGCCCCACCAGCAGCACCACTattgaggaaggagaggatgaggaagataatgaggaagagggtggagagagccACACCTATCTCTCTGAGACATATTGTGACACCGTCAAAGAAGATGTACAG TTTTTTCTGTCAGATGAAGATCACCTGGCCACACCTACCACAGACATACCCTGCCCTGCCCGAGGGCTGGAGGTTGTTCCCCAGTCTGCCGTGAGCACTGTCCCTGAAGATGCCACCTCCACGGA AAAGCCCTGTCCGGCCTCGTCCAGCAGTGACCCATCCGACCCCACCACTCTTATTCGCGTGGCCAGCCGCAGCTACGACCTGCAGGAGCGCCGGTGCACCGGCAACATGACTGGCGCCGAGCAGGCTAAGTACGAGCGCATCCCCACGGACGAGAGCGAGGCGCAGACACTGGCCTCCGCTGACCTGGATGGGATCAAAA gCCATCGTTTTGAGGATGTCCCTGGGGTACGGAGACACCTGGTCAGAAAGAGCACCAAAGGCCAAGTGGTGCATGTCGGCAAGGACCACAAGGAGCCCTGCACACGCAGCCAAAAAAAGGACCGGACCCCACATGAG GTGTTTGTGGAGCTGAACGAGCTTATCATGGATAAGAACCAGGAGATGCAGTGGCGGGAGACGGCCCGTTGGATCAAGTTTGAGgaggacgtggaggaggagacgGACCGCTGGGGCAAACCCCACGTGGCCTCGCTCTCCTTCCGCAGCCTGTTGGAGCTCCGCAAGACCATCTCCCACG GGGCGGTGTTGTTGGACCTGGACCAGAAGACCTTGCCTGGCATTGCCCACCAGGTGGTAGAGCAGATGATCATCTCAGACCAGATCAAGGCTGAGGACCGCGCAAACGTGCTCCGAGCCCTGCTGCTCAAACACAg TCACCCAAGCGATGAGAAGGAGCACAGCCACAACCCCTTCCCCAGGAACATCTCGGCGGCCAGCCTGGGCAACCTGCTGCCCCAGCAACACAGCTCCAACCACATCCACCATCCAGAGCCCTCCGTCACAGACCCCCTCATGGGCTCGGCCAGCACAGGGGAGCAGGAGACACGTATCGACATGGAGAAGAACGACCTGCAG CAGAAGGAGTCTACTCCAAATATCGGCATACACAGGTCGAAGTCCAAGCATGAGCTCAAGCTGCTGGAGAAGATTCCAGAGAATGCTGAGGCCACTGTTGTCCTTGTGG gcaGCGTGGACTTCCTGGAGCAGCCCACCATGGCCTTTGTGCGGCTGCAGGAGGCGGAGGAGCTCGACTCTGTCCTGGAGGTCCCAGTGCCAGTCAGGTTCATCTTTGTCCTGCTGGGTCCCCCCAGCACCAACATGGACTACCACCAAATCGGACGCTCCATCTCCACACTCATGTCTGACAAG CACTTCCATGAGTCGGCCTACCTGGCGGACGACCGCCAGGACCTGCTCAACGCCATCAACGGCTTCCTGGACTGCAGCATCGTTCTGCCCCCCTCCGAGATGGGCGGTGAGGAGCTGCTACGCTCCGTGGCACGCTTCCAGAAGGAGATGCTTCGCAAGCGGGAGGAGCAAGGAGCCCTGCTGGCCAAGGAGCCCAAGAGCCAGAAGGAAAAAG AGGCCCTCCTCTCGCCCGGGAAGCCGGGAGACGACCCCCTGCAGCGTACTGGACGCCCCTTCGGAGGCTTAATCCGAGACGTGAAGCGCCGCTACCCAAAGTACGTGAGTGACTTCAAGGACGCGCTGAACGCCCAGTGCGCTGCGGCCATCATCTTCATCTACTTCGCTGCCCTCTCCCCCGCCATAACCTTCGGAGGCCTCCTGG GTGAGAAGACTGAGGGTCTGATCGGTGTGTCTGAGCTGATCGTGGCCACAGCTGTGCAGGGTGTTCTTTTCTGCCTCCTGGGGGCCCAGCCGCTCCTGGTGGTGGGCTTCTCCGGACCCCTGCTCGTCTTTGAAGAGGCCTTCTACTCT TTCTGTAAGGGGAACGGGATAGAGTACCTGACGGGCCGGGTGTGGATCGGCTTCTGGCTCATCATCATCGTGGTGACGACAGTGGCCTTGGAAGGTAGCTTCCTGGTCCGCTTTGTCTCACGCTTCACCCAGGAGATCTTCTCCTTCCTCATCTCGCTCATCTTCATCTTCGAGACCTTCTCCAAGATAGGCAAG ATTTTCATGGAGCACCCACTGCAGCGCTGTTACCTTGACAACAGCACGGCGGAGAACGCAACGATGGAGAATAGCACCCTGGAGCTATTGCTTGGCAACAGCACTATTTCGGTGGTGTCGGTGAAGGTCCTAGGGGAACCCAACACAGCACTGCTCTCCCTTGTACTCATGTCTGGAACCTTCTTCATTGCATTCTACCTGCGCAAGTTCAAAAACAGTGCCTTCTTCCCTGGCAAG CTCCGTAGGATTATTGGAGATTTCGGGGTCCCCATAGCCATCCTCATCATGGTCCTAGTGGACTACAGTATACGTGACACTTACACACAG AAACTGAGCGTGCCCAGTGGCTTCTCTGTGACCAGTCCTGAGAAGCGTGGCTGGGTGATCAATCCCCTAGGCATGTACACCCCGTTCCCCATCTGGATGATGTTTGGCAGTGTGCTGCCCGCCCTGCTGGTCTTCATCCTCATCTTCATGGAGACACAGATCACCAC TCTGATAGTGAGTAAAAAGGAGCGGATGCTGGTGAAGGGTTCTGGCTTCCACCTGGACCTGCTGGTGATCGTAGTGCTGGGAGGCACCTCTGCCCTGTTCGGCCTGCCCTGGATGGCCGCTGCCACTGTGCGCTCCGTAACGCACGCCAACGCCCTCACCGTCATGAGTAAGGCGGTCGCCCCCGGCGACAAGCCCCGCATCCAGGAGGTCAAGGAGCAGCGGGTTACAGGGTTGCTGGTGGCCATCTTAGTAG GCCTTTCCATTGTGATCGGAGACCTGCTGCGTCAGATCCCCATCGCAGTGCTGTTTGGCATCTTCCTCTACATGGGCGTGATGTCACTCAATGGAATCCAGTTCACCGAGCGCCTAATGTTACTGCTGATGCCTCCCAAGTACCACCCAGACCACACCTACGTCCGCAAG GTGAAAACGCTGCGGATGCACCTGTACACACTGATCCAGCTGGTGTGTCTGGCGGCGCTGTGGGCCGTCATGTCAACCGTGGCCTCTCTGGCTTTCCCTTTCGTCCTCATCCTCACCGTACCCGTCAAGATGTTCCTGTTGTCGCGCATCTTCACCACCCGTGAGATGCAGTGTGTAAGTTGGCCCAGAG CTGGATGCTGA